A region of Streptomyces halobius DNA encodes the following proteins:
- the ftsR gene encoding transcriptional regulator FtsR, with translation MRHTPTGGAGASGTASSDGKPVSIGTVLNLLREEFPEVTISKIRFLEAEGLVEPKRTPSGYRKFTPEDVERLANVLRMQRDHYLPLKVIREHLDALERGERVQLPAPATPSWDLPEGMPDPEEERPMAARIGRAELLAAAEVDEDTLAEWESYGLIVPDADGTYDTEAVTVAKLVADLGRFGLEPRHLRAVKAAAEREAGLVEQVVAPLRRHRNPQTRAHAEATARELATLSVRLHAALVQTALRVRLS, from the coding sequence ATGCGCCATACACCGACCGGTGGTGCCGGGGCTTCCGGCACCGCCTCCTCGGACGGCAAACCGGTGAGCATCGGCACGGTGCTCAATCTGCTGCGCGAGGAGTTCCCCGAGGTCACCATCTCCAAGATTCGCTTCCTGGAGGCCGAGGGGCTGGTCGAGCCGAAGCGCACGCCTTCCGGGTACCGCAAATTCACGCCGGAGGACGTCGAGCGGCTGGCGAACGTCCTGCGGATGCAGCGGGACCACTACCTGCCGCTGAAGGTCATCCGGGAGCATCTGGACGCCCTGGAGCGCGGTGAGCGGGTGCAGCTGCCCGCCCCGGCCACGCCCTCGTGGGATCTGCCGGAGGGCATGCCCGACCCGGAGGAGGAGCGGCCCATGGCTGCCCGGATCGGCCGGGCCGAGCTGCTGGCCGCCGCGGAGGTGGACGAGGACACGCTCGCCGAGTGGGAGTCCTACGGGCTGATCGTTCCGGATGCGGACGGAACCTATGACACCGAGGCTGTCACGGTCGCCAAACTGGTCGCGGATCTGGGTCGTTTCGGTCTCGAACCGCGGCATCTGCGGGCCGTGAAGGCCGCCGCCGAGCGGGAGGCAGGCCTGGTCGAGCAGGTCGTCGCCCCTCTTCGGCGGCACCGTAATCCGCAGACCAGGGCCCATGCCGAGGCCACCGCCAGGGAACTGGCGACGCTGTCCGTACGGCTGCATGCGGCATTGGTCCAGACCGCATTGCGGGTCCGGCTCTCATGA
- a CDS encoding bifunctional nuclease family protein, translating into MNELDVVGVRVEMPSSQPIVLLREVGGDRYLPIWIGPGEATAIAFAQQGMVPARPLTHDLFKDVLEAVGQELTQVRITDLREGVFYAELVFASGVEVSARPSDAIALALRTGTPIFGTDGVLDDAGIAIPDEQEDEVEKFREFLDQISPEDFGTNSQ; encoded by the coding sequence GTGAACGAGCTCGATGTCGTGGGTGTCCGGGTGGAAATGCCTTCCAGCCAACCGATCGTGCTCCTGCGCGAGGTGGGAGGCGATCGCTACTTGCCCATTTGGATCGGGCCGGGGGAGGCGACCGCCATCGCCTTCGCCCAGCAGGGCATGGTCCCTGCCAGGCCGCTGACCCACGACCTCTTCAAGGATGTGCTGGAGGCGGTGGGCCAGGAGCTGACGCAGGTCCGGATCACGGATCTGCGCGAGGGAGTGTTCTACGCCGAATTGGTCTTCGCCAGCGGCGTCGAGGTCAGCGCGCGTCCGTCCGATGCCATAGCGCTGGCGTTGCGCACCGGGACGCCGATTTTCGGTACGGACGGTGTTCTGGACGACGCGGGTATCGCCATTCCGGACGAGCAGGAGGACGAGGTGGAGAAGTTCCGCGAGTTCCTCGACCAGATCTCGCCCGAGGACTTCGGCACCAACAGTCAGTGA